One window of the Labeo rohita strain BAU-BD-2019 chromosome 9, IGBB_LRoh.1.0, whole genome shotgun sequence genome contains the following:
- the lrrfip1a gene encoding leucine-rich repeat flightless-interacting protein 1 isoform X26, whose product MGSQGPGRKRTPSKNGLTAEEDALNVIAKEAEARLAAKRAARAEAREIRMRELERQQKEIYQVQKKYYGLDNLDNKWGDIEQWMEDSERYTRVSRRHASASDDEERMSVGSRSNIRADDRLERDYLEKGSSRASTISGSTLTSLGGTSSRRGSGDTSISADTEASIREIKDSLLEVEEKYRKAMVSNAQLDNEKTNMMYEVDTLKDSLMELEEMLFETRRELEEKCKDLEREKYAHSILQFQFNELKETLKQSEELLTKHGIVLGPDLTTNGETGEEVGKADENSQTASAEIREGSSVLGTHQLKECKDQQQKDLDDGVPENQQISQAQISSTNTPLEAHENRNLEDQVNHGVEELENKSEEPSSSVGDDELTATRPTEEIKSEEHTPEESKDNTVELECNVHKDEHLEMDQQESECVKPSQVTKDETPLKSVSGLVRDETDKPDDMVDDKLKEEPIESSETEKPAKTQGASASNKKKKKKKKNKHKHKQCDKQESDTKIDDKNETICSEDNLNQKTEGDLEVHHQEPLENDITETTVNTDVPHDDKSTIELNIIDTSTNINADDVQDKILLVTDEVPSKTILTSDCPASSNDVLSGDLSSSIISNPANIIDEHTEDSTNPDSEAVIFSCGLVSSETETSLPHEPSAQSVDAVEVGVEFMSSSENVEKSSSVDIKEVKSHLSCEVEEQEEKLKNTDLDGTTDPEDQDDSAHPSFPAMENVESEAERVIQEQPIDQPMESQLQEDIGAEFNQKEVESQDELDKENFEVPAEKAFDTQDSTGAELDQEEVERLDELDKENLKVPTETEFDTQDSTGAELDQEEVERLDELDKENLKVPTETEFDTQDSTGAELGQEEVDTQDELEKENLKVPTETEFDTQDSTGAELGQEEVETQDERDKENHKVPTEKVVNTQDSIGAEMDQEEGERLDELDKENLKVPTETEFDTQDSTGAELGQEEVERLDELDKENLKVPTETEFDSQDRIGAELDQEEVDTQDELEKENLKVPTEKVFDGGHVDNTSLIETQGQVVLEEHLPPSEAIQELVGESEASDQEAKVEKDEEERSIQNQVTPEVQLPQGEEDLLVKSDVAAQELKEEDEEDEDEGESFDFDETDLEASSDAPLKNVLDQPNEEVGNVQEASHEYQSNVTDEDQTQENEHLEISDQESKPKEQKDDGQDTEKPQITTDVAGCVTEDSQINKVVRPNDQQHDTSGNKVDACEEHHQASEGVNLISEMEKRDAGQEINSSIHHERKTSNISGGQEVEKETAQSNKEDERKESKKSGKGKGKGKGKEDCKMS is encoded by the exons gAGGACAGTGAGCGATATACACGTGTCTCACGGAGACATGCTTCG GCATCAGATGATGAAGAACGGATGTCAGTGGGGAGCAGGAGCAACATACGG GCTGATGACAGGTTAGAGCGAGACTACTTGGAAaag GGCTCTTCACGAGCATCGACTATTTCTGGCTCCACTCTTACTTCTCTGGGTGGGACATCCTCAAGGAGAGGAAGTGGCGATACATCCATCTCTGCTGATACAGAAGCGTCCATAAGGGAAATAAAG GATTCCCTTTTGGAAGTGGAAGAGAAATATCGTAAGGCCATGGTCTCCAACGCACAGCTGGACAATGAGAAGACCAATATGATGTATGAAGTCGACACTTTGAAAGACTCTTTAATGGAACTGGAGGAGATGCTCTTTGAAACACGCCGTGAGCTCGAGGAAAAGTGTAAG GACCTTGAACGAGAGAAGTATGCTCATAGTATACTGCAGTTTCAGTTCAATGAATTGAAGGAGACACTGAAACAGAGTGAAGAACTGCTCACT AAACATGGCATTGTCCTTGGACCCGACTTGACCACCAATGGAGAAACGGGGGAAGAAGTCGGAAAGGCTGATGAGAATTCTCAAACAGCATCAGCTGAAATCCGAGAGGGCAGTAGCGTACTAG GCACTCATCAGTTGAAGGAGTGTAAAGACCAGCAACAAAAAGATTTGGATGACGGGGTGCCAGAGAATCAGCAGATTTCACAAGCTCAGATCAGTTCTACAAACACGCCTCTAGAAGCTCATGAGAATAGAAACCTTGAGGACCAAGTGAATCATGGTGTAGAGGAGCTTGAGAAtaaatctgaagaaccttcaaGTTCTGTTGGTGATGATGAACTCACTGCAACAAGACCCACGGAGGAGATCAAATCTGAGGAACATACACCAGAAGAGTCAAAAGATAATACTGTGGAATTAGAGTGCAACGTTCACAAGGATGAACATTTGGAGATGGATCAACAAGAGAGTGAATGTGTCAAACCAAGTCAGGTCACCAAAGACGAAACTCCTTTAAAGTCAGTCTCAGGTTTGGTTCGTGATGAAACTGATAAACCTGATGATATGGTTGATGATAAACTCAAAGAGGAACCTATAGAATCATCTGAAACAGAGAAGCCAGCCAAAACCCAAGGTGCCAGTGCTtcaaataaaaagaagaaaaagaagaagaaaaacaagcaTAAACACAAACAGTGTGACAAGCAAGAGAGTGACACAAAGATAGATGACAAGAATGAAACCATTTGTAGTGAAGACAATCTAAACCAAAAAACAGAAGGTGATCTAGAAGTACACCATCAGGAGCCCTTAGAGAATGATATAACTGAAACGACAGTGAATACAGATGTCCCACATGATGATAAAAGTACCATTGAATTGAACATTATTGACACAAGCACAAATATAAATGCTGATGATGTTCAAGATAAAATTCTGTTAGTTACAGATGAAGTTCCATCTAAAACAATCTTAACTTCTGATTGCCCTGCATCTAGCAATGACGTCCTTTCAGGTGATCTGTCCAGCAGTATTATCTCTAACCCAGCAAACATAATTGATGAACACACTGAGGATTCAACCAATCCTGATTCCGAAGCTGTAATCTTTAGCTGTGGGCTTGTATCTTCAGAAACGGAGACTTCCCTGCCTCATGAACCTTCTGCTCAGTCCGTGGATGCCGTTGAAGTGGGTGTTGAGTTCATGAGCAGCTCTGAGAACGTTGAGAAATCTTCATCAGTAGACATCAAGGAAGTGAAGAGTCATCTAAGCTGTGAAGTAGAAGAACAGGAGGAAAAGCTCAAGAATACTGATCTAGATGGGACCACTGACCCTGAAGATCAAGATGACTCTGCTCATCCCTCTTTCCCTGCAATGGAGAACGTGGAAAGTGAAGCTGAAAGGGTAATCCAGGAACAACCTATTGATCAGCCAATGGAAAGCCAACTTCAAGAAGATATTGGAGCAGAATTTAACCAGAAAGAGGTTGAGAGTCAAGATGAACTGGATAAAGAAAACTTTGAAGTGCCTGCTGAAAAAGCGTTTGATACTCAAGACAGTACTGGAGCAGAATTGGACCAGGAAGAGGTTGAGAGACTAGATGAACTGGATAAAGAAAACCTTAAAGTGCCTACTGAAACAGAGTTTGATACTCAAGACAGTACCGGAGCAGAATTGGACCAGGAAGAGGTTGAGAGACTAGATGAACTGGATAAAGAAAACCTTAAAGTGCCTACTGAAACAGAGTTTGATACTCAAGACAGTACTGGAGCAGAATTGGGCCAGGAGGAGGTTGATACACAAGATGAACTAGAAAAAGAAAACCTTAAAGTGCCTACTGAAACAGAGTTTGATACTCAAGACAGTACTGGAGCAGAATTGGGCCAGGAAGAGGTTGAGACACAAGATGAACGGGATAAAGAAAATCATAAAGTGCCTACTGAAAAGGTGGTCAATACTCAAGACAGTATTGGAGCAGAAATGGACCAAGAGGAGGGTGAGAGACTAGATGAACTGGATAAAGAAAACCTTAAGGTGCCTACTGAAACAGAGTTTGATACTCAAGACAGTACTGGAGCAGAATTGGGCCAGGAAGAGGTTGAGAGACTAGATGAACTGGATAAAGAAAACCTTAAGGTGCCTACTGAAACAGAGTTTGATAGTCAAGACCGTATTGGAGCAGAATTGGACCAGGAGGAGGTTGATACACAAGATGAACTAGAAAAAGAAAACCTTAAAGTGCCTACTGAAAAAGTGTTTGATGGAGGCCATGTTGACAACACTTCTTTAATTGAAACCCAGGGTCAGGTTGTGCTTGAGGAGCACTTGCCTCCCAGTGAAGCAATTCAGGAATTAGTTGGAGAGTCAGAAGCTTCTGACCAAGAAGCCAAGGTAGAAAAAGATGAGGAGGAAAGGTCAATCCAAAATCAGGTTACGCCTGAAGTGCAACTGCCTCAGGGTGAAGAAGACCTTCTGGTAAAGTCAGATGTGGCTGCTCAAGAGCTCAAGGAAGAAGATgaggaagatgaagatgaaggagaatcatttgattttgatgaAACAGATCTCGAAGCATCATCAGATGCCCCTCTAAAAAACGTTCTAGATCAGCCAAATGAGGAAGTTGGAAATGTTCAAGAAGCAAGCCATGAATACCAAAGCAATGTCACTGATGAGGACCAAACTCAAGAAAATGAACATCTAGAAATTTCAGATCAGGAATCAAAACCAAAGGAGCAGAAAGATGATGGACAAGACACAGAAAAACCACAAATAACAACAGATGTAGCAGGATGTGTGACAGAGGACAGCCAAATCAACAAAGTCGTCAGACCTAATGATCAGCAACATGATACTTCTGGAAATAAAGTAGATGCATGTGAGGAGCATCACCAGGCATCAGAAGGAGTTAATCTGATCTCAGAGATGGAGAAAAGAGATGCTGGCCAAGAGATCAATAGTTCCATTCAccacgaaagaaagacatcaaacATTTCAGGAGGTCAGGAAGTTGAGAAGGAAACTGCACAAAGCAACAAGGAAGATGAAAGAAAAGAATCTAAGAAAAGTGGAAAAGGGAAAGGGAAGGGCAAGGGGAAAGAAGAttgtaaaatgtcttaa
- the lrrfip1a gene encoding centromere-associated protein E isoform X5 has translation MGSQGPGRKRTPSKNGLTAEEDALNVIAKEAEARLAAKRAARAEAREIRMRELERQQKEIYQVQKKYYGLDNLDNKWGDIEQWMEDSERYTRVSRRHASASDDEERMSVGSRSNIRLDLDAAGAYGGLPQSSSYQSHKKSKKKKKHSSKTSNGCDDDLSTLSSRSSRLSDDSKMSRSSKLDRQSLSLLHSRKHRGSIYEDGLYSGSRRSSARASSEYSGFLGSSSRTSSRANSACGSPVEDCSSSVASFMRSTASISGLSRDLDRVVIPDLPNVNGRLSMADDRLERDYLEKGSSRASTISGSTLTSLGGTSSRRGSGDTSISADTEASIREIKEIHELKDQIQDVEAKHMQNLKELKDSLLEVEEKYRKAMVSNAQLDNEKTNMMYEVDTLKDSLMELEEMLFETRRELEEKCKDLEREKYAHSILQFQFNELKETLKQSEELLTEIRQLRLKQDGYVREISDLQETIEWKNKKIGALERQKEFSDAIRNERDELRDEVVQLKDVLKKHGIVLGPDLTTNGETGEEVGKADENSQTASAEIREGSSVLGTHQLKECKDQQQKDLDDGVPENQQISQAQISSTNTPLEAHENRNLEDQVNHGVEELENKSEEPSSSVGDDELTATRPTEEIKSEEHTPEESKDNTVELECNVHKDEHLEMDQQESECVKPSQVTKDETPLKSVSGLVRDETDKPDDMVDDKLKEEPIESSETEKPAKTQGASASNKKKKKKKKNKHKHKQCDKQESDTKIDDKNETICSEDNLNQKTEGDLEVHHQEPLENDITETTVNTDVPHDDKSTIELNIIDTSTNINADDVQDKILLVTDEVPSKTILTSDCPASSNDVLSGDLSSSIISNPANIIDEHTEDSTNPDSEAVIFSCGLVSSETETSLPHEPSAQSVDAVEVGVEFMSSSENVEKSSSVDIKEVKSHLSCEVEEQEEKLKNTDLDGTTDPEDQDDSAHPSFPAMENVESEAERVIQEQPIDQPMESQLQEDIGAEFNQKEVESQDELDKENFEVPAEKAFDTQDSTGAELDQEEVERLDELDKENLKVPTETEFDTQDSTGAELDQEEVERLDELDKENLKVPTETEFDTQDSTGAELGQEEVDTQDELEKENLKVPTETEFDTQDSTGAELGQEEVETQDERDKENHKVPTEKVVNTQDSIGAEMDQEEGERLDELDKENLKVPTETEFDTQDSTGAELGQEEVERLDELDKENLKVPTETEFDSQDRIGAELDQEEVDTQDELEKENLKVPTEKVFDGGHVDNTSLIETQGQVVLEEHLPPSEAIQELVGESEASDQEAKVEKDEEERSIQNQVTPEVQLPQGEEDLLVKSDVAAQELKEEDEEDEDEGESFDFDETDLEASSDAPLKNVLDQPNEEVGNVQEASHEYQSNVTDEDQTQENEHLEISDQESKPKEQKDDGQDTEKPQITTDVAGCVTEDSQINKVVRPNDQQHDTSGNKVDACEEHHQASEGVNLISEMEKRDAGQEINSSIHHERKTSNISGGQEVEKETAQSNKEDERKESKKSGKGKGKGKGKEDCKMS, from the exons gAGGACAGTGAGCGATATACACGTGTCTCACGGAGACATGCTTCG GCATCAGATGATGAAGAACGGATGTCAGTGGGGAGCAGGAGCAACATACGG TTGGATTTGGATGCTGCGGGTGCTTACGGCGGG CTTCCCCAGTCCTCCTCCTATCAGTCACATAAGAAGTccaagaaaaagaagaaacattCTTCCAAAACC AGCAATGGCTGTGACGATGATCTCAGCACATTGTCTAGTCGG AGCTCCAGACTTAGTGATGACAGCAAAATGTCTCGCTCCTCTAAACTTGATCGGCAGTCG CTATCTTTGCTGCACAGCAGGAAGCACAGG GGGTCTATATATGAGGACGGTCTCTACAGTGGTTCTCGTCGCTCCAGTGCTCGTGCT TCCTCTGAATACAGTGGTTTCCTGGGCTCCAGCTCTAGGACTTCGTCCAGAGCAAATTCTGCGTGTGGCAGTCCGGTG GAGGACTGCAGCAGCTCAGTGGCTAGTTTTATGCGCAGCACAGCTAGTATCAGTGGCCTCTCTAGAGACCTTGACCGTGTGGTCATTCCTGACCTGCCAAATGTTAATGGGAGGCTGTCTATG GCTGATGACAGGTTAGAGCGAGACTACTTGGAAaag GGCTCTTCACGAGCATCGACTATTTCTGGCTCCACTCTTACTTCTCTGGGTGGGACATCCTCAAGGAGAGGAAGTGGCGATACATCCATCTCTGCTGATACAGAAGCGTCCATAAGGGAAATAAAG GAGATCCATGAGCTTAAGGATCAGATTCAAGATGTGGAGGCGAAGCACATGCAGAACCTCAAAGAGCTCAAG GATTCCCTTTTGGAAGTGGAAGAGAAATATCGTAAGGCCATGGTCTCCAACGCACAGCTGGACAATGAGAAGACCAATATGATGTATGAAGTCGACACTTTGAAAGACTCTTTAATGGAACTGGAGGAGATGCTCTTTGAAACACGCCGTGAGCTCGAGGAAAAGTGTAAG GACCTTGAACGAGAGAAGTATGCTCATAGTATACTGCAGTTTCAGTTCAATGAATTGAAGGAGACACTGAAACAGAGTGAAGAACTGCTCACT GAGATCCGCCAATTACGACTCAAGCAAGACGGCTATGTTAGGGAGATTTCTGACCTCCAGGAAACTATTGAGtggaagaataaaaaaattggg GCATTAGAGAGGCAGAAGGAATTTTCTGATGCCATTCGAAATGAGCGGGATGAGCTTAGAGATGAGGTTGTTCAGctcaaagatgttttgaag AAACATGGCATTGTCCTTGGACCCGACTTGACCACCAATGGAGAAACGGGGGAAGAAGTCGGAAAGGCTGATGAGAATTCTCAAACAGCATCAGCTGAAATCCGAGAGGGCAGTAGCGTACTAG GCACTCATCAGTTGAAGGAGTGTAAAGACCAGCAACAAAAAGATTTGGATGACGGGGTGCCAGAGAATCAGCAGATTTCACAAGCTCAGATCAGTTCTACAAACACGCCTCTAGAAGCTCATGAGAATAGAAACCTTGAGGACCAAGTGAATCATGGTGTAGAGGAGCTTGAGAAtaaatctgaagaaccttcaaGTTCTGTTGGTGATGATGAACTCACTGCAACAAGACCCACGGAGGAGATCAAATCTGAGGAACATACACCAGAAGAGTCAAAAGATAATACTGTGGAATTAGAGTGCAACGTTCACAAGGATGAACATTTGGAGATGGATCAACAAGAGAGTGAATGTGTCAAACCAAGTCAGGTCACCAAAGACGAAACTCCTTTAAAGTCAGTCTCAGGTTTGGTTCGTGATGAAACTGATAAACCTGATGATATGGTTGATGATAAACTCAAAGAGGAACCTATAGAATCATCTGAAACAGAGAAGCCAGCCAAAACCCAAGGTGCCAGTGCTtcaaataaaaagaagaaaaagaagaagaaaaacaagcaTAAACACAAACAGTGTGACAAGCAAGAGAGTGACACAAAGATAGATGACAAGAATGAAACCATTTGTAGTGAAGACAATCTAAACCAAAAAACAGAAGGTGATCTAGAAGTACACCATCAGGAGCCCTTAGAGAATGATATAACTGAAACGACAGTGAATACAGATGTCCCACATGATGATAAAAGTACCATTGAATTGAACATTATTGACACAAGCACAAATATAAATGCTGATGATGTTCAAGATAAAATTCTGTTAGTTACAGATGAAGTTCCATCTAAAACAATCTTAACTTCTGATTGCCCTGCATCTAGCAATGACGTCCTTTCAGGTGATCTGTCCAGCAGTATTATCTCTAACCCAGCAAACATAATTGATGAACACACTGAGGATTCAACCAATCCTGATTCCGAAGCTGTAATCTTTAGCTGTGGGCTTGTATCTTCAGAAACGGAGACTTCCCTGCCTCATGAACCTTCTGCTCAGTCCGTGGATGCCGTTGAAGTGGGTGTTGAGTTCATGAGCAGCTCTGAGAACGTTGAGAAATCTTCATCAGTAGACATCAAGGAAGTGAAGAGTCATCTAAGCTGTGAAGTAGAAGAACAGGAGGAAAAGCTCAAGAATACTGATCTAGATGGGACCACTGACCCTGAAGATCAAGATGACTCTGCTCATCCCTCTTTCCCTGCAATGGAGAACGTGGAAAGTGAAGCTGAAAGGGTAATCCAGGAACAACCTATTGATCAGCCAATGGAAAGCCAACTTCAAGAAGATATTGGAGCAGAATTTAACCAGAAAGAGGTTGAGAGTCAAGATGAACTGGATAAAGAAAACTTTGAAGTGCCTGCTGAAAAAGCGTTTGATACTCAAGACAGTACTGGAGCAGAATTGGACCAGGAAGAGGTTGAGAGACTAGATGAACTGGATAAAGAAAACCTTAAAGTGCCTACTGAAACAGAGTTTGATACTCAAGACAGTACCGGAGCAGAATTGGACCAGGAAGAGGTTGAGAGACTAGATGAACTGGATAAAGAAAACCTTAAAGTGCCTACTGAAACAGAGTTTGATACTCAAGACAGTACTGGAGCAGAATTGGGCCAGGAGGAGGTTGATACACAAGATGAACTAGAAAAAGAAAACCTTAAAGTGCCTACTGAAACAGAGTTTGATACTCAAGACAGTACTGGAGCAGAATTGGGCCAGGAAGAGGTTGAGACACAAGATGAACGGGATAAAGAAAATCATAAAGTGCCTACTGAAAAGGTGGTCAATACTCAAGACAGTATTGGAGCAGAAATGGACCAAGAGGAGGGTGAGAGACTAGATGAACTGGATAAAGAAAACCTTAAGGTGCCTACTGAAACAGAGTTTGATACTCAAGACAGTACTGGAGCAGAATTGGGCCAGGAAGAGGTTGAGAGACTAGATGAACTGGATAAAGAAAACCTTAAGGTGCCTACTGAAACAGAGTTTGATAGTCAAGACCGTATTGGAGCAGAATTGGACCAGGAGGAGGTTGATACACAAGATGAACTAGAAAAAGAAAACCTTAAAGTGCCTACTGAAAAAGTGTTTGATGGAGGCCATGTTGACAACACTTCTTTAATTGAAACCCAGGGTCAGGTTGTGCTTGAGGAGCACTTGCCTCCCAGTGAAGCAATTCAGGAATTAGTTGGAGAGTCAGAAGCTTCTGACCAAGAAGCCAAGGTAGAAAAAGATGAGGAGGAAAGGTCAATCCAAAATCAGGTTACGCCTGAAGTGCAACTGCCTCAGGGTGAAGAAGACCTTCTGGTAAAGTCAGATGTGGCTGCTCAAGAGCTCAAGGAAGAAGATgaggaagatgaagatgaaggagaatcatttgattttgatgaAACAGATCTCGAAGCATCATCAGATGCCCCTCTAAAAAACGTTCTAGATCAGCCAAATGAGGAAGTTGGAAATGTTCAAGAAGCAAGCCATGAATACCAAAGCAATGTCACTGATGAGGACCAAACTCAAGAAAATGAACATCTAGAAATTTCAGATCAGGAATCAAAACCAAAGGAGCAGAAAGATGATGGACAAGACACAGAAAAACCACAAATAACAACAGATGTAGCAGGATGTGTGACAGAGGACAGCCAAATCAACAAAGTCGTCAGACCTAATGATCAGCAACATGATACTTCTGGAAATAAAGTAGATGCATGTGAGGAGCATCACCAGGCATCAGAAGGAGTTAATCTGATCTCAGAGATGGAGAAAAGAGATGCTGGCCAAGAGATCAATAGTTCCATTCAccacgaaagaaagacatcaaacATTTCAGGAGGTCAGGAAGTTGAGAAGGAAACTGCACAAAGCAACAAGGAAGATGAAAGAAAAGAATCTAAGAAAAGTGGAAAAGGGAAAGGGAAGGGCAAGGGGAAAGAAGAttgtaaaatgtcttaa